Proteins from a genomic interval of Pradoshia eiseniae:
- a CDS encoding DNA-dependent RNA polymerase subunit epsilon, protein MIFKVFFQENAAEVPVREKTKTAYVEGTSERDVRQKLKSLPYNIELVQVLDAEYLEFEKQNPDFRIMEIE, encoded by the coding sequence ATGATTTTTAAAGTTTTTTTCCAGGAAAATGCCGCTGAGGTACCTGTGCGCGAAAAAACAAAAACTGCTTATGTAGAAGGAACATCTGAACGAGATGTTCGCCAAAAGTTAAAAAGCCTTCCATATAATATCGAATTAGTTCAAGTTCTTGATGCGGAATATTTGGAGTTTGAAAAACAAAATCCGGATTTCCGCATAATGGAGATTGAGTAA